Proteins encoded in a region of the Micropterus dolomieu isolate WLL.071019.BEF.003 ecotype Adirondacks linkage group LG09, ASM2129224v1, whole genome shotgun sequence genome:
- the LOC123977115 gene encoding oocyte zinc finger protein XlCOF6-like isoform X1, with amino-acid sequence MSLTEAPPRCGLRALTVSVSEQLTRVGEEILVLLEKRGGSGGRLLRPLRLLITERLTAAAGQIVGLLEREVEEYRRQLERQSRLLEAVLSPVVRLNRTDCLSSSTCRTTSADGNLLLSEADPDRLPTAPPSSASSDVSAAESEDTDEDWRGSDSSATNKETSGTRADGGRSSGGRRQEAAPSDRPAHRCVICGKTFRHKGNLVKHVETHSDNPECLCGVCGEHFKSSDGLFDHLRSHRETDSGGGTCEICGKTFQNMETHMRSHTGVKPYRCDVCGKSFPRPGALRRHKKIHSRRTPDVCPICGLTFTQNQLLQDHLKTHEEDDGDQSEDEDGQSETLKPKKDRRQSSGLKSSQFSSLCCRVCGDSFHSRGFLRKHAETHCRESQSVCGVCGQQLDSPDALLTHLQSHRETSGTCSICGKSFQNMETHMRSHTGIKPYRCGVCNKRFPRPGALRRHKKIHVGERPYACQHCGKTFIESSALKTHSRSHSWEIHDDEDAEPPPDSQSLKSETEIRPTVRENAKVSTQTSHSCKVCGEAFQSKGSLRKHAKSHSAESVCGVCGESVLPPETLTDHLQGHRDAGKICHICGKTYQNIETHMRSHTGIKPYCCGVCGKSFPRPGALRRHKRIHSGERPYICEFCGKTFIDNGALTTHIRNHTGDKPAHRVSCETCGKSLASVHVLEVHKRIHTGEKPFQCRVCGKTFRQVGGLNAHMLTHTGEKPFSCSLCNKSFSTKGYLETHIRFHKKERAFSCHLCWKAFVTKNDLKKHLLTHTGEKPYSCRVCGKSYQEKRSRDVHMKVHLDVRISKEPIRRQDGLQPDFIQL; translated from the exons ATGTCTCTGACAGAAGCCCCGCCGCGCTGCGGGCTCCGGGCCCTGACGGTGTCGGTGTCGGAGCAGCTGACCCGGGTCGGGGAGGAGATCTTGGTGCTGCTGGAGAAGCGCGGCGGCTCCGGAGGCCGCCTGCTGCGGCCGCTGCGGCTGCTGATCACCGAGCGGCTGACGGCGGCGGCCGGGCAGATCGTCGGGCTGCTGGAGCGGGAGGTGGAGGAGTACCGGCGGCAGCTGGAGCGGCAGAGCCGGCTGCTGGAGGCGGTGCTGAGCCCGGTGGTCCGACTGAACCGGACAG aTTGCCTGAGCTCGTCCACCTGCAGGACGACCAGCGCCGACGGAAACCTCCTGCTGTCTGAGGCCGACCCAGACCGCCTCCCCACAGCCCCGCCCAGCTCCGCCTCCTCAGACGTCTCTGCAGCTGAGAGCGAGGACACCGACGAGGACTGGAGAGGAAGCGACAGCTCCGCCACTAACAAAGAAACAAGCGGGACGAGGGCGGATGGAGGACGGAGCTCTGGTGGTCGGAGACAGGAGGCGGCGCCATCGGACCGGCCCGCTCATCGCTGCGTCATCTGTGGAAAAACTTTCCGGCATAAAGGGAATCTGGTGAAACACGTGGAAACACACTCAGACAACCCAGAGTGTCTCTGCGGAGTCTGTGGCGAACACTTCAAGTCTTCAGACGGTTTGTTCGACCATCTCAGATCTCACAGAGAAACTGACAGCGGCGGCGGGACATGTGAGATTTGCGGGAAGACGTTTCAGAACATGGAGACACACATGAGGAGTCACACCGGAGTCAAACCGTACAGATGCGACGTCTGCGGCAAGAGCTTCCCCCGACCCGGAGCACTGAGGAGACACAAGAAGATCCACAGCAGGAGGACGCCTGACGTCTGCCCGATCTGTGGACTGACCTTCACCCAAAACCAGCTGCTCCAGGATCACCTAAAGACCCACGAAGAAGACGACGGTGACCAGAGCGAGGACGAGGACGGTCAGTCAGAGACACTGAAACCAAAGAAAGATCGGAGGCAGAGCTCTGGACTGAAGTCATCTCAGTTCTCCTCGCTGTGCTGCAGAGTCTGCGGTGATTCCTTCCACAGCCGAGGGTTCTTGAGGAAACACGCTGAGACGCACTGCAGGGAGTCTCAGAGCGTCTGTGGCGTCTGTGGACAGCAGCTAGACTCACCTGATGCTCTGCTGACTCACCTGCAGTCTCACCGGGAGACCAGCGGCACCTGCAGCATCTGCGGTAAGAGTTTCCAGAACATGGAGACTCACATGCGAAGCCACACGGGGATCAAACCGTACCGCTGTGGCGTCTGCAACAAACGTTTCCCCCGACCTGGAGCGCTGAGGCGCCACAAGAAGATCCACGTTGGGGAGCGACCGTACGCCTGCCAGCACTGCGGGAAGACGTTCATCGAGAGCAGCGCCTTAAAGACTCACAGCAGGAGTCACTCATGGGAGATCCACGACGATGAGGATGCCGAGCCTCCGCCGGACTCTCAGAGCCTGAAGTCTGAGACGGAGATCAGGCCAACTGTCAGAGAGAACGCCAAGGTGTCGACTCAGACGTCTCACAGCTGTAAAGTCTGCGGGGAGGCTTTTCAGAGTAAAGGTAGTTTGAGGAAACACGCTAAGAGTCACTCAGCAGAGTCTGTGTGCGGCGTCTGCGGTGAAAGTGTACTGCCACCAGAGACCCTGACGGACCACCTGCAGGGTCACAGAGACGCCGGCAAAATCTGTCACATCTGCGGTAAAACCTACCAGAACATCGAGACGCACATGCGGAGTCACACCGGCATCAAACCGTACTGCTGCGGCGTCTGCGGTAAATCCTTCCCGCGGCCTGGTGCCCTGCGGCGCCACAAGAGGATCCACAGCGGGGAGCGACCGTACATCTGCGAGTTCTGCGGGAAGACGTTCATCGACAACGGAGCTCTGACGACGCACATCAGGAACCACACTGGAGACAAACCAGCCCACCGGGTCTCCTGTGAGACCTGCGGGAAGAGCCTGGCGTCAGTCCACGTCCTGGAGGTCCACAAGAGGATCCACACAGGCGAGAAGCCGTTTCAGTGCCGCGTCTGCGGGAAGACCTTCAGGCAGGTGGGAGGGCTAAACGCCCATATGCTAACCCACACCGGGGAAAAGCCGTTCAGCTGCAGCCTCTGCAACAAGAGCTTCAGCACCAAAGGATACCTGGAGACCCACATCCGCTTCCACAAGAAGGAGCGAGCGTTCAGCTGCCACCTGTGCTGGAAGGCCTTCGTCACCAAGAACGACCTGAAGAAACACCTGCTGACGCACACCGGCGAGAAACCCTACAGCTGCAGGGTCTGCGGGAAGAGCTACCAGGAGAAACGCTCCAGAGACGTCCACATGAAGGTCCACCTGGACGTCCGGATCAGCAAAGAACCAATCAGGAGGCAGGACGGTCTGCAGCCAGACTTCATACAGCTGTAG
- the LOC123977115 gene encoding oocyte zinc finger protein XlCOF6-like isoform X2 yields the protein MKRLRHQIRNCLSSSTCRTTSADGNLLLSEADPDRLPTAPPSSASSDVSAAESEDTDEDWRGSDSSATNKETSGTRADGGRSSGGRRQEAAPSDRPAHRCVICGKTFRHKGNLVKHVETHSDNPECLCGVCGEHFKSSDGLFDHLRSHRETDSGGGTCEICGKTFQNMETHMRSHTGVKPYRCDVCGKSFPRPGALRRHKKIHSRRTPDVCPICGLTFTQNQLLQDHLKTHEEDDGDQSEDEDGQSETLKPKKDRRQSSGLKSSQFSSLCCRVCGDSFHSRGFLRKHAETHCRESQSVCGVCGQQLDSPDALLTHLQSHRETSGTCSICGKSFQNMETHMRSHTGIKPYRCGVCNKRFPRPGALRRHKKIHVGERPYACQHCGKTFIESSALKTHSRSHSWEIHDDEDAEPPPDSQSLKSETEIRPTVRENAKVSTQTSHSCKVCGEAFQSKGSLRKHAKSHSAESVCGVCGESVLPPETLTDHLQGHRDAGKICHICGKTYQNIETHMRSHTGIKPYCCGVCGKSFPRPGALRRHKRIHSGERPYICEFCGKTFIDNGALTTHIRNHTGDKPAHRVSCETCGKSLASVHVLEVHKRIHTGEKPFQCRVCGKTFRQVGGLNAHMLTHTGEKPFSCSLCNKSFSTKGYLETHIRFHKKERAFSCHLCWKAFVTKNDLKKHLLTHTGEKPYSCRVCGKSYQEKRSRDVHMKVHLDVRISKEPIRRQDGLQPDFIQL from the exons ATGAAAAGGCTGCGTCATCAAATCAGAA aTTGCCTGAGCTCGTCCACCTGCAGGACGACCAGCGCCGACGGAAACCTCCTGCTGTCTGAGGCCGACCCAGACCGCCTCCCCACAGCCCCGCCCAGCTCCGCCTCCTCAGACGTCTCTGCAGCTGAGAGCGAGGACACCGACGAGGACTGGAGAGGAAGCGACAGCTCCGCCACTAACAAAGAAACAAGCGGGACGAGGGCGGATGGAGGACGGAGCTCTGGTGGTCGGAGACAGGAGGCGGCGCCATCGGACCGGCCCGCTCATCGCTGCGTCATCTGTGGAAAAACTTTCCGGCATAAAGGGAATCTGGTGAAACACGTGGAAACACACTCAGACAACCCAGAGTGTCTCTGCGGAGTCTGTGGCGAACACTTCAAGTCTTCAGACGGTTTGTTCGACCATCTCAGATCTCACAGAGAAACTGACAGCGGCGGCGGGACATGTGAGATTTGCGGGAAGACGTTTCAGAACATGGAGACACACATGAGGAGTCACACCGGAGTCAAACCGTACAGATGCGACGTCTGCGGCAAGAGCTTCCCCCGACCCGGAGCACTGAGGAGACACAAGAAGATCCACAGCAGGAGGACGCCTGACGTCTGCCCGATCTGTGGACTGACCTTCACCCAAAACCAGCTGCTCCAGGATCACCTAAAGACCCACGAAGAAGACGACGGTGACCAGAGCGAGGACGAGGACGGTCAGTCAGAGACACTGAAACCAAAGAAAGATCGGAGGCAGAGCTCTGGACTGAAGTCATCTCAGTTCTCCTCGCTGTGCTGCAGAGTCTGCGGTGATTCCTTCCACAGCCGAGGGTTCTTGAGGAAACACGCTGAGACGCACTGCAGGGAGTCTCAGAGCGTCTGTGGCGTCTGTGGACAGCAGCTAGACTCACCTGATGCTCTGCTGACTCACCTGCAGTCTCACCGGGAGACCAGCGGCACCTGCAGCATCTGCGGTAAGAGTTTCCAGAACATGGAGACTCACATGCGAAGCCACACGGGGATCAAACCGTACCGCTGTGGCGTCTGCAACAAACGTTTCCCCCGACCTGGAGCGCTGAGGCGCCACAAGAAGATCCACGTTGGGGAGCGACCGTACGCCTGCCAGCACTGCGGGAAGACGTTCATCGAGAGCAGCGCCTTAAAGACTCACAGCAGGAGTCACTCATGGGAGATCCACGACGATGAGGATGCCGAGCCTCCGCCGGACTCTCAGAGCCTGAAGTCTGAGACGGAGATCAGGCCAACTGTCAGAGAGAACGCCAAGGTGTCGACTCAGACGTCTCACAGCTGTAAAGTCTGCGGGGAGGCTTTTCAGAGTAAAGGTAGTTTGAGGAAACACGCTAAGAGTCACTCAGCAGAGTCTGTGTGCGGCGTCTGCGGTGAAAGTGTACTGCCACCAGAGACCCTGACGGACCACCTGCAGGGTCACAGAGACGCCGGCAAAATCTGTCACATCTGCGGTAAAACCTACCAGAACATCGAGACGCACATGCGGAGTCACACCGGCATCAAACCGTACTGCTGCGGCGTCTGCGGTAAATCCTTCCCGCGGCCTGGTGCCCTGCGGCGCCACAAGAGGATCCACAGCGGGGAGCGACCGTACATCTGCGAGTTCTGCGGGAAGACGTTCATCGACAACGGAGCTCTGACGACGCACATCAGGAACCACACTGGAGACAAACCAGCCCACCGGGTCTCCTGTGAGACCTGCGGGAAGAGCCTGGCGTCAGTCCACGTCCTGGAGGTCCACAAGAGGATCCACACAGGCGAGAAGCCGTTTCAGTGCCGCGTCTGCGGGAAGACCTTCAGGCAGGTGGGAGGGCTAAACGCCCATATGCTAACCCACACCGGGGAAAAGCCGTTCAGCTGCAGCCTCTGCAACAAGAGCTTCAGCACCAAAGGATACCTGGAGACCCACATCCGCTTCCACAAGAAGGAGCGAGCGTTCAGCTGCCACCTGTGCTGGAAGGCCTTCGTCACCAAGAACGACCTGAAGAAACACCTGCTGACGCACACCGGCGAGAAACCCTACAGCTGCAGGGTCTGCGGGAAGAGCTACCAGGAGAAACGCTCCAGAGACGTCCACATGAAGGTCCACCTGGACGTCCGGATCAGCAAAGAACCAATCAGGAGGCAGGACGGTCTGCAGCCAGACTTCATACAGCTGTAG
- the LOC123977116 gene encoding zinc finger and SCAN domain-containing protein 30-like, protein MLQLDLLRLFVDQQLAAVTDDIFRRFAKTIAEYESEVFRLKQESDRQRRLLQAAGLPGHGPEDGPDHGPGHGPKDGPGHGPGHGPEDGPEDGPAGVFQVFSTDEQQVRGRGLHLHLNQEEGGALGPEESIQSHEWLRESPSSNRILSCREEAGPEPTVYKKEMDEGHMMLEAAVRAEISSQQEGVLQVLTTEEEQGGQRSVRLHVKQEEEETDTKFTQSPDWLMKSDHVLFHRGEDLLAAPPDSHLIRPKPGETSEPADHSRDSVVQSESSTEDSDDTQSDPGLQRTQGTGTRPPADQKLLVCGSCGREFSSKRTLRKHIRQNTSQDQNQMSCSLRRPRAPFQNPAKSFGCRVCGSSFYTQGILVRHAEIHCKEPDSRCGACGDQLESTEALRVHLRSHRELGSTCDVCGKKSSSIKRMEIHKRVHTGEKPYRCRFCSRDFSRKESLERHMKVHSGDRPHCCGLCRKTFTRREYLVHHLKTGHTERPGPPAGAEPFNVAL, encoded by the exons ATGTTGCAGCTCGACCTGCTGCGGCTGTTTGTCGACCAGCAGCTCGCCGCCGTCACCGACGACATTTTCCGCCGTTTCGCCAAAACGATCGCCGAATATGAAAGCGAAGTTTTCCGGTTAAAACAAGAGTCCGACCGACAGCGGAGGCTGCTGCAGGCTGCAGGACTACCGGGTCACGGACCGGAGGACGGACCGGATCACGGACCGGGTCACGGACCGAAGGACGGACCGGGTCACGGACCGGGTCACGGACCGGAGGACGGACCCGAGGACGGACCGGCTG GTGTTTTTCAGGTTTTCTCAACAGATGAACAGCAGGTGAGGGGGCGGGGCCTACATTTGCATCTTAACCAGGAAGAGGGCGGAGCTTTAGGACCAGAGGAGTCCATACAGAGTCATGAATGGCTGAGGGAGAGTCCTTCGTCCAATCGGATCCTGTCCTGCAGGGAGGAGGCGGGGCCTGAACCTACTGTCTACAAGAAGGAAATGGATGAGGGTCACATGATGCTGGAGGCTGCAGTCAGAGCAGAGATTAGCTCCCAGCAGGAAG GTGTTCTGCAGGTTTTAACTACAGAAGAAGAACAGGGGGGGCAGCGGAGCGTCAGGCTGCACGtcaaacaggaggaggaggagaccgacACCAAGTTCACGCAGAGTCCCGATTGGCTGATGAAGAGCGATCATGTTCTGTTCCACAGAGGGGAGGACCTTCTCGCCGCCCCCCCAGACAGCCATCTGATAAGACCTAAACCTGGAGAGACCAGCGAACCTGCAGACCACAGCAGGGACTCCGTTGTCCAATCAGAGTCGTCTACTGAAGACAGTGACGACACTCAGTCTGATCCAGGTCTGCAGAGGACTCAGGGGACTGGGACTCGCCCTCCTGCAGACCAGAAGCTGCTGGTCTGCGGCAGCTGTGGCCGGGAATTCAGCTCAAAGCGAACTCTGAGGAAACACATCAGACAAAACACGTCTCAGGACCAGAACCAGATGTCCTGCAGCCTCCGCAGACCGAGGGCCCCCTTCCAGAATCCTGCCAAGTCCTTCGGCTGCAGAGTCTGCGGGAGTTCCTTCTACACGCAGGGGATTTTGGTCCGGCACGCCGAGATCCACTGCAAGGAGCCCGACAGCCGGTGCGGGGCCTGCGGGGACCAACTGGAGTCTACAGAGGCCCTGAGAGTCCACCTGCGGTCCCACAGAGAGCTGGGTAGCACCTGCGATGTGTGTGGGAAGAAGAGCAGCTCCATCAAGAGGATGGAGATCCACAAACGGGTCCACACCGGAGAGAAACCGTACCGATGCAGGTTCTGTAGTCGAGACTTCAGCAGGAAGGAGAGTCTGGAGAGACACATGAAGGTCCACAGCGGGGACAGGCCGCACTGCTGTGGACTCTGCAGGAAGACCTTCACCAGGAGGGAGTATTTGGTCCACCACCTGAAGACCGGCCACACAGAGAGACCAGGTCCACCTGCAGGGGCCGAGCCGTTCAACGTGGCGCTCTGA